GATTGAGGCTAGCAGTCCAATTCCACCTGCTATAGCCAGAATGATAGGCAGAGATTCAGGCGGAAGAGACTTATACAGTTCTATGGCAGGATTAATTACCATTAAATCCAGTTTGTCTAACCAGTGCCTGAAGTCGAGCTTGTCTAATTTATCTAATATGGATTGAAAATCAAAATTTTCCATTATATATGTCCTGTAATGACAATTTTACGATGACAAAAAATATCTCTAAGTTTTATTCATGTAGGTTCCAAATCAATAAATTGTCAATGTCGGCTTCGAACTGGACTATATTGGTTATTACCGCTATTGACCGCTACAATGAATAGTTAGTGAAGTGGTTCAAGGTTGAATTTAAATCTCCATCTGCGGTGTTTTTAACTGCAGACAGAAATATATACGCAAGGTTTTGATATGCTCGAAAGAACTTTTTGTCATCTTAAAGGGATCGGTAATACTACCGAGGCCAAAATATGGAATTCTGGAATAAGTAGTTGGTCAGACATTGTTAAAGGTGCTGACATGCCTTTTTCAGATGCTAAAATCAGTGAGCTTGAAAAAGGTTGCAGTGAATCTTTGGAGCGTCTCAAAGGGCGAGACCCTCGCTGGTTTGCGGATAGACTTCCGGCGTCTGATCAGTGGCGTATGTATTCTCATTTTCAGGATAATATCGCATATATAGATATAGAAACTACAGGCACAGATGCCCACTCCTGCGATATTACGACCATAGCTCTCTGGAATGGCCGTGAAGTGAAAACCTATGTTCAGGGGCGCAATCTTCATGATTTTGAAGATGAGATTGCTAAGTATCCCATGATCGTAAGTTTCAATGGAAAATGCTTTGATGTGCCTTTTATAGAGAAATATTTCGGCATTAAAATTAATGCAGCTCATATTGATTTGCGCTTTGTTTTCAGATCGCTTGGAATAACCGGCGGCTTAAAGGGTATCGAACAATATTTCGGCATCGATCGTGGCGACGCGGCCGGACTTGATGGTTATTTCGCTGTTCTTTTGTGGAATGAATATGAAATGTCCGGCAATGAAAAAGCGCTTGAAACTCTATTAGCATATAATGTTTTAGATAGCGTGAACCTCGAAAACCTTATGATTCTGGCGTATAACCTTCATATAGAAAGGTTTCCCCAGCATGATCTAAAGCCGATAACCGCGGCTGCGGTCCCGGGTAATCCGTTCAATGCTCATATCAGCGTGGTAGATTCCATTAGGCGCAGATATCCTTCTGGAGGATCTTTCCGTAAATTCTAACGTGAATATTTTTCCTGTTAAAAGCCGCTTTCATTATTTGAAGGCGGCTTTTTTTTGTCGTTTTAAAAAAAATATTTCCTTTGTATTCTCCTGATATAATAGGTTTAATTTTTTTAGAGATTGCGAATGAAGAGGTGGCTGTAAAATTTGGGTATGGTCTATGCAATATGGGGAGGGAAGGGCAAAGAGTGCCTAATTAACATATTGATGATTGTAAGGAGAGAATGGAGATGCAGGAACAGACCGCCATGGAAGCTGAAAAAGTTCGCTATCCGCGCCAATTCACACAGGATCTGGTCATCGACCCATCCCTTTATACTGATAGTTCACTGCTTAAAGATGTCGATATGCTTAGTGATCCTACTGTAGCTGTAACAGATCCCATGATTATGGGTATGGTTCTCAAATATTTTTATTGCTATGTTCACAAGGGTAGTTTTGATGAAGTTGTGCCGTTGCAGGATATTAGTGCGCTTTGTGAAATGTTCAGCCGTCACAGCAGTCTTAATGAACCTGACGATGACATTGAGCTGATGAATTACTTGCGTCAGTGGTCCTTTTCTCTAAGGATGCTAGCCGATAT
This is a stretch of genomic DNA from Maridesulfovibrio frigidus DSM 17176. It encodes these proteins:
- a CDS encoding ribonuclease H-like domain-containing protein codes for the protein MLERTFCHLKGIGNTTEAKIWNSGISSWSDIVKGADMPFSDAKISELEKGCSESLERLKGRDPRWFADRLPASDQWRMYSHFQDNIAYIDIETTGTDAHSCDITTIALWNGREVKTYVQGRNLHDFEDEIAKYPMIVSFNGKCFDVPFIEKYFGIKINAAHIDLRFVFRSLGITGGLKGIEQYFGIDRGDAAGLDGYFAVLLWNEYEMSGNEKALETLLAYNVLDSVNLENLMILAYNLHIERFPQHDLKPITAAAVPGNPFNAHISVVDSIRRRYPSGGSFRKF